The Syntrophomonadaceae bacterium genome includes the window GGCCTGGGTGGCTCGGTGTCTTTACGAGAGACTGGTTTGGTCGAAGACATTAAGCAAAAGGGATGTTCAGTTTTGGATCACTGGCAGAAAGGTTTAAGCCCGGCAGAAAGCGCTGAGATTAGAAGACGCCAGTTTAGCAGCGATGTGTTTTTGACCGGTAGCAACGCTGTTACTATGACAGGTGAATTAGTTAACGTGGACGGTTCGGGCAACAGGGTCGCTGCCATGTGCTTCGGCCCGAAAAAAACAATAGTGCTGGCGGGGATCAATAAAGTTACGAAAGATATTGCAGAAGGGATTAACCGCAGCCGCCAGGTAGCAGCTGTGCCAAATGCAGCCAGGTTAGGATTCGATAATCCCTGTGTTAAAGCCGGTAAATGTATGGATTGCAATAGCGCACAAAGGATCTGCAATATTACCACAATTATCCATAAAAACCCCCATAACCTGGCTGGTTTAAAGGGAAGCTATATAGTTGTAATAGTCGGGGAAGACCTGGGTTTTTAAAGATACTTTTTAAAAAACAAACCAATGCCGCTCCAAGCGGCTTTTTTGTTTGCCTGATCCGGTCTTTACGCCAATGTTCCCCAGTATTATTTTATAATAAACTGTTTCGCAGTTTCTTCTGATGTTTAAATAATGGGTTTGGGGGTGGCTGGTCATGCGGTTTAGGTTTGCTTTGGGCCTTTTTTATCTGGTTTTGGGGTTGCCGATAGTTTTTTTTGCTTCCCAGCAGATGGGGCCGTCTCAGCTGGCGCCTGCGGATAAGAGACAAGTGATACCGATGCAGACGGAAATTGTGTCAGCGATAATGGGGGATCCAACGGAGGAGAGGTTACTGGGGGAAAAAGCCCTTGTTCAGGCAGTGCTGCGATCTGCCGGTTTGCACAAATGGTATAATCTTCCTGGATTGCACTATAAAATAAAAGTGGTTGATATCTATGCAACCCAGGGAGAGGAAATCCTGGTAGCAGTTTCTCTGCCACCAGACCAAGGTATTCTGGGGGTAGTTGGAAAATCTACAGGAGGTTACATTGTTATTGCAGTAATTGAAGATCTTGTGCCGGTAACCAACATTGGAATCATTAGCTTGCCCGGAATGGACCATCCCGCGGTAGTAATAGAGGAATATTTAAATGAATTGACCGGGGCCTTTTTTGAAATGGCCCGCTTGACGGTATATGGGGCAGTTGAGGGCCAGCTTCAGCGGCTATGGCAGCGGGAGAAGTATGTTAAAGCTTATTGGAACGAACAATGGGATAACCGGACGCCCAGGTGGCTGCAGCACTTTGAACAGGTAGATATCAGGTTTTACCGGGATGGGCAGATAATGGGGCAGGGGGAGAAGCAGTTTTTGGTGTCGGAAGTTAAAAGTGCTGCCTTGCCTGCACCTGAACAATTCAAATTGATTAAAACGGAACCTGTGCAGTTTAATTACAGATGGGACCCAGGTTCATTATCTTATAAATTCTTCTCACCGCCGTAACCCGGGAACAATTTTTTATCATTTTACGTCAAATAAGATCGAAAAAAGAAAGAGGGGGTGGAATAATCAGTAAATTGTTCCGGGAGCAGGAATTTCGACACATATCGCGAATTACTTATACTTAACAGTAGCCCTAAATGTAATTATTTTAGTCGTTGCTGAATGGAGGTAGAGATGAAACATTTGTGCAAAAGCTCCAGGTATATCACCAGCATTGTGCTTCTGTTGCTAGTTTTTTCGCTGGCACTTCCTTCCGCATGGCCAAACCAGCAGTTAAAAATTATAATTGATGGGGCTCCTGTAAGCTCAGATGTACCTCCTTATATAGATGGCAATTCTCGCACAATGGTTCCTGTGCGTTTTGTGGCGACAGCGTTAGGCAGCCAGGTTGTTTGGGATGAAATTAACCAAAGAGTACTGGTCACTAGAGACAATATCTCTGTTGAACTGTGGATAAACCAAAGGCAGGCTAAGGTAAACGGTAATGACCGGATGCTGGACACAGAGGCTGTAATTCGGGATGGCCGGACAATGGTTCCCCTGCGATTCCTGGCAGAGACCTTTGGCTTAAAGGTCTCCTGGGATGATAAAAACCACACTGTTGTTATTGCTTCACCCAGTGTCCCGGCTGTTGTGATATCCCCTAAGATAGCAACGGTTACAAGTAATGTGGTTAATGTTAGGACAGGTCCTGACACCTCTTTCCCTCGTTTGACGCAGGTGGCCCTGGGGGCCAGGTTGCCGGTGATTGGACAGGCTGGTGACTGGTTCGAAGTAGAGTTGTCTGGCAATCGAAAAGGCTGGATAGCCGGATGGTTGGTAGAAGTTAGAGAGTTATCCAATACTGCCGGCAGGGGGGCTGATTCCGCAAATTCCCCTTTACCTCCGCTCATCAGAAAGGTCCTGGTTATGGGTAACACTGTAAACATCAGGTCCTCTCCAGGCTTAGATTTTCCGGTCATTACCCAGGTTGCTTATGGCCAATGGCTAGAGGTTTTAGATGCGCGGGATAACTGGTACCGGGTACAACTGCCAGATGGCACAAACGGTTGGATAGCTTCGTGGTTTGTGGCTCTCAAATACTCGCCGGCAGGAGCTACTCCAAGCGATAACAGCGGCTTTGCACGGGTAATAGGTTCCTGGGGAACTGGCTCAACCCCCGGCCAAGCAAATGAGCATAACTCTGTTATGTTGACAGGAGTGCATGTGGAGCAAAGGGATAAGGGAGTTATAATTACTGTTGCAGGCAACGGCCCTGTAATGACGCCAGGTGTCTTGCGGCTGCAAAATCCTGCCCGGCTGGTATTTGATTTTCCTGCAGTCCTGATGGGTGAAGCAAAACTACCCGAAATCTCGGTGGATCAAAGCCCAGTAACCCAAATCAGAGTTGCTCAGTTTGCCGCTGACACAGTTAGGGTTGCGCTGGATTTGCAGGAAGCTGTATCCTATTCTATAGAACCCAGTTCAGACGGAATGATCTATAAGATCGAGGTAAATCCGCCTAATTCTTCAGGCCGGACAATTGTCATTGATCCCGGCCATGGAACAATTCATCCCTGGCAGGGTTCAGACCCTGGCGCAATCGGACCGACAGGGGTCAAAGAACGGGATGTGGTGATGGTAATTTCTCAAATGCTAGGTGACATTCTTTTACGCGATGGCTTTCACGTTATTTATACCCGGAAGGGAGACACCAATCTATCCTTGCCTGAAAGGGCCCAAGTAGCCAATGAAACCAAGGCAGACCTCTTGGTTAGCGTTCATGCTAATGCTTCCCCCAGTTCAAGCATATCGGGCACGATGACTTTTTTCCACGCGCCTAATGGAGCTGAGCTGGAGGCCCAGGTTAGTGCGCGGAGAACATTGGCAACACTAATCCATAACGAGTTATTGAACTTGTTGCAACGGGCAGATATGGGAGTGAGAGAAGCGAACTTTGCCGTGCTCCGAAATTGTCAGGTGCCTGCGGTTCTGGCTGAGATAGCTTTTATTTCAAATCGTGAGGAAGAAAGGCTCTTAGCAGACCCAGCTTTTCAAAGCATGGCTGCCCAGGCCATTGCTAATGGCATAAAAAGGTATATTTCAATGCGATAAAAAACAAACTCCAATGGGACAGCCCATTGGAGTTTGTTTTTAGTCAGCGATTTTTATTTGTCCGTATTTCCCGCCACCACCGGGTAGTAAATAAAAAGAACCTGTTCTTGCCGCCATAATTCTACCAGCTGTTTTGATTCCGGCAACGGCAACAAGATCATTTTGCTCAGCTTCATGCAGGGCTGCCAGTTCAGAGCCAAAGGCGGTTGTTAACCTGTCTATTGTTGCTTTTCCTATGCCTGGTATCAGATCCAGGGGAATTTGATAGCGATATGGGGGCCTGCCCGGAGGTTCTTTGCTTTGCATTAAGGGCGGACGGTCAGCAATATCTTCCAATCGATCTGCAACACCTAAAGTGATGTCTTTTCCGCCACAGTCAGGGCAAAATACAGCGGGTGGCGGAGCGCAAATGGTTTTGTTACAGAGATGACAATAGCTCCGGTGGTATTTACCCAAGAGAGGGTGCAGGCCATAGTTTGCCGCCACGTGGCGGCCTGCATGTCCAGCAACAGTATATGCAAGTTCCATAAAGTTCGGATTTGCCATAGTCAGCAAATTGTATTCCCTGCCAATTTTTGCTAGAGAATGAGCGTCTGAATTGCTGAAAAACGTTTTCCCATCCAATTCGGTAATTCTATCAGCCATAGCAGTATCAGCACTTAGACCTAATTCTATTCCCTTAATCCAGTCCAGGATTGGGGTTGGAAAAATACCTGCCAGGCGGCAAGCCCCGGAACCCAAGGCTCCTTTATGGGGAGTAAAGGTATGAGCCGGCATAAAGATCCCTTCTAACTCCCGGGTCTTTTCTGCCAGCATTAAAGCGGAAAGAGAGGAGACCTGAGTGCTTAAATTTGGATTAGTCACTGAAGGCCGCCAATAGCGATAGAACTCAAGCAAACGTTCTGTGGTGGGAAAATAAATCAGCCAGTGGGCAGGTCCTTCACTTTCTCTTGTTTCAACTTCTGCCCCTGGAATAAGTACAACCGACTGTTGATATAACAAGCCTCCTTCGGGCATTTCTGTCAATAAACCGGAATTCAACATTTCCTTTAATTCAGCCTGGGCTGGCTCAGCAATGCAATCCACAATTCCGATGATGTGCAGCCCTTTGGATTGGGCAGTATGCAATATATTGCGGATGGTCAGTTCTTTTGAAGCTGTTATTTTAACCGCTTTGCCTGCGGCCCGGCCAATATGAATATGCAGATCCCCACGATATGTTTTCAATCATACTCCCCTTTCCGAATCAGATTATTACCCATTGTACCACTTTTTTGCTAATTGTGGTTAAATAGTCGTAAAGGGGAAAATCGAGATAAACTATTTTTTTTGTTGTTCTGCTTCAGTTAAAATCAATTTGATTCTGTCCTGGCTTTTGGGCTTCCTGGTAATTGCACACAAATTTTTTTTGACAGCTATCATCAATTTCACATAATCGCCCTGGAACACGATTATCTTAGGATCCATAAATCTCTCCCCTTAATTGTTTTTTAAAAGCCTGCTTCTATTATGGTTTCCTATGCCGGGGTTGATATCCAAGATTAGCAGCCTGCTGGGATAGTATACTTTAATAAATATGTTTTGTTGCATGCAAAAATAATCTATTATTTCGGTGATAATCATATGAATTCGGCAAGAAATTGTTTCTTTGTAGCGAATACATAAAAATCAGGGGGTGGATAGAAATGCAAAAATTTCCCGGCAGGCCTCTTATGGAGTTAACTGAGCAAGAGATCTGGCTGGTAAGGAACGGGGGTCCTGCAGTTTCCTACCCTGCCGGTCATCAGGTTTTTTCTGCCGGTGAAATTGCGGACAGGGTATATTTTATTCTTGAGGGTCTGGTAAAAATTTTTAGGCTCACGGAGTGCGGAAACCACTGTACTGTGGCTTTGCGTTACCCGGGTGATTTTATCGGCCTGGCTGAGGTTTTGTACGGTGGCCAAAGGACTTTTTATTCCCAGGTTATGCTGGAAGCCAAGATGGTTATGATTCAAAAGTCTGTTCTGGAAAGCCTTTTTCTGCAACACCCCGGCCTGGCAATTAAAGTAGCTCAAATAATGGGGGCCAGGTTAAGAGAAGCGCAGTCCTCTTTTTTTGAGCTAGCCTCTTACCAGGTTCCCGGCCGGCTTGCCCTGCTGCTGTTAAAAATGGCCGAGAGATTAGGCGAGAAGAGCGAGGACGGAATAAAAATCAAGGTAAAATTTACTCACGAAGAGATGGCTTACATGATTGGAACCTCCAGGCCGACTGTAACCGCTGCTCTTAAAATTTTTGAAAAAGAAAAGAGCATTAAAAAAAGTAAAAGCGGTGAAATCGTGGTCCTAAGATTCGACAAATTGCATGACTGGGTTTGAAAAACATGTCCCTTCGGGGGCTTTTTTGTTGTCAGCTAAATGACACTGAGCTGGTCAAATATTTACATATTCCAGGATGCCTACAAAACAGAACATGCCCAGCCCATTTGATATTATTATGATTAAATTACATGTATTAATAGTGCAAAAAGGGGGGGTATGTGGCCCGAGTAACTACAGGTTATTAATACGGAACGAAAATGAAAAAGAGGAGGTTGTGAGACATGAGTTCTGCAAACACTAGCGGACAGATGTCGCCCAAGGCAAGATCTGCCCAACCGGAATGGATGTCCGGCGTGACCAATAAAGAGGTATTGGGTTTAGTTCTGGCATTTGCTGTCCTTTTCATTATGCATTTTGCTCCAACCATACCAGGGTTAAAACCTCAGGGACAGACTATTCTGGGGATTTTTCTCTGGTTCATGATTATTCTCTTGTTTGACTCCATGCATAAATTTGCGGTGGGCTTAGCTGCACCTTTACTAGTTGTAGTTCTTGGGGGTGAAAAAATCCCCGCAGCCTTTTCGGCTTTTTCCAGTGACGCTTTTTTCTTGGCTATTGGAGCTTTTACATTTGCAGCCATCATGGTGGCAACTCCGCTTGGCAGCCGGATAGCAATCGGAATTACTGATATCATCATGAGTATCTGGCTGCCCTTGATCGGCCATCCACTAATGATGTAAGTTAGCGGGGGGTGGCACTTGTCGGCACCGGCTAAACAAGCGGTTACCCTTAAGAAAAGACAAGATGTCGCTATATTGACAGAGGAGGTTGCAAAATGCCTATAAATTTAGAGGACATTGAAGAAATCCACTTGCGGACAGATGTTTTGATCATTGGGGCCGGCAATGCGGGTTGCTTTGCTGCCATCGAGGCCAAAAGGCTAAATCCGGAACTAAAAGTTACCTTGATGGAGAAAGCTCATATCGATCGCAGCGGATGTCTGGCAGGTGGAATGGATGCGATCAACACTTATATAAAAAAAGGCCGCACTATTGACGAGTTTGTCAGGTGGAGCAGGTCTCAGGTGGGCGGCTTGCTGAGGGAAGACCTCACCATCAATATGGCAGAACTGATTAACCAGTGTATTGAAGAGTGGGAAGAATGGGGCATGCCGATTAAAAAGGACGAAAACGGGGAATACCTGGCCCGGGGAAAATGGGATATTGCTATCCAAGGTTCGGAGATGAAGGTCATCCTGGCGGAAAAGACCAAGGAATTAGGCGCAGAGGTCTTAAACAGGGTTGTTGCAACCAATTTCCTTTTGGATGAGAACGGTGCCGTTAGGGGAGCAATGGGGTTTGGTGTTCGGGATGGAAAATTCTATGTAATTGAAGCAAAGGCAACAATTATCGCAACCGGCGGCGCTGGAGGGGTATATAAGCCTTATACCAACGACGGCAACGACTGCCATCACCAGATCTGGTACAGCCCTTTCAATACTGGCGCCGGTTATGCCATGGGTATCCGTGCCGGGGCAGAGATGACTACTTTTGAAATGAGATGGGCATCTGTTCGGACCAAAGATTTTAACGGTCCGATTGACACTATTTCTGTTGGCTATAACACACCCATGATCAACGCCAAAGGAGAAAAAATCCTCCAGACCCATTATGCAGCTAAGGGTGGAGAAGCGGCTCCCCGGTATATCCGGGCCAATGCGCCCATGGAGGAGTGGCTGGCCGGCAGGGGCCCGTGCTATGTGGATACCCGCCACATGACACCTAAACAAATTAAGGAACTCAAAGGAGATTATCTGAACGAACGGCCTACCTTTGTGCTGTTTTTGGCTGCCAGAG containing:
- a CDS encoding lactate utilization protein — its product is MWTEMKKKGHELRGKAVVAALEKNGFSAYYAPTVQDAKDFILSHIQGCDVIGLGGSVSLRETGLVEDIKQKGCSVLDHWQKGLSPAESAEIRRRQFSSDVFLTGSNAVTMTGELVNVDGSGNRVAAMCFGPKKTIVLAGINKVTKDIAEGINRSRQVAAVPNAARLGFDNPCVKAGKCMDCNSAQRICNITTIIHKNPHNLAGLKGSYIVVIVGEDLGF
- a CDS encoding N-acetylmuramoyl-L-alanine amidase yields the protein MKHLCKSSRYITSIVLLLLVFSLALPSAWPNQQLKIIIDGAPVSSDVPPYIDGNSRTMVPVRFVATALGSQVVWDEINQRVLVTRDNISVELWINQRQAKVNGNDRMLDTEAVIRDGRTMVPLRFLAETFGLKVSWDDKNHTVVIASPSVPAVVISPKIATVTSNVVNVRTGPDTSFPRLTQVALGARLPVIGQAGDWFEVELSGNRKGWIAGWLVEVRELSNTAGRGADSANSPLPPLIRKVLVMGNTVNIRSSPGLDFPVITQVAYGQWLEVLDARDNWYRVQLPDGTNGWIASWFVALKYSPAGATPSDNSGFARVIGSWGTGSTPGQANEHNSVMLTGVHVEQRDKGVIITVAGNGPVMTPGVLRLQNPARLVFDFPAVLMGEAKLPEISVDQSPVTQIRVAQFAADTVRVALDLQEAVSYSIEPSSDGMIYKIEVNPPNSSGRTIVIDPGHGTIHPWQGSDPGAIGPTGVKERDVVMVISQMLGDILLRDGFHVIYTRKGDTNLSLPERAQVANETKADLLVSVHANASPSSSISGTMTFFHAPNGAELEAQVSARRTLATLIHNELLNLLQRADMGVREANFAVLRNCQVPAVLAEIAFISNREEERLLADPAFQSMAAQAIANGIKRYISMR
- a CDS encoding TIGR00375 family protein, which encodes MKTYRGDLHIHIGRAAGKAVKITASKELTIRNILHTAQSKGLHIIGIVDCIAEPAQAELKEMLNSGLLTEMPEGGLLYQQSVVLIPGAEVETRESEGPAHWLIYFPTTERLLEFYRYWRPSVTNPNLSTQVSSLSALMLAEKTRELEGIFMPAHTFTPHKGALGSGACRLAGIFPTPILDWIKGIELGLSADTAMADRITELDGKTFFSNSDAHSLAKIGREYNLLTMANPNFMELAYTVAGHAGRHVAANYGLHPLLGKYHRSYCHLCNKTICAPPPAVFCPDCGGKDITLGVADRLEDIADRPPLMQSKEPPGRPPYRYQIPLDLIPGIGKATIDRLTTAFGSELAALHEAEQNDLVAVAGIKTAGRIMAARTGSFYLLPGGGGKYGQIKIAD
- a CDS encoding Crp/Fnr family transcriptional regulator — its product is MELTEQEIWLVRNGGPAVSYPAGHQVFSAGEIADRVYFILEGLVKIFRLTECGNHCTVALRYPGDFIGLAEVLYGGQRTFYSQVMLEAKMVMIQKSVLESLFLQHPGLAIKVAQIMGARLREAQSSFFELASYQVPGRLALLLLKMAERLGEKSEDGIKIKVKFTHEEMAYMIGTSRPTVTAALKIFEKEKSIKKSKSGEIVVLRFDKLHDWV
- a CDS encoding anion permease, producing MSSANTSGQMSPKARSAQPEWMSGVTNKEVLGLVLAFAVLFIMHFAPTIPGLKPQGQTILGIFLWFMIILLFDSMHKFAVGLAAPLLVVVLGGEKIPAAFSAFSSDAFFLAIGAFTFAAIMVATPLGSRIAIGITDIIMSIWLPLIGHPLMM
- a CDS encoding adenylyl-sulfate reductase subunit alpha, whose amino-acid sequence is MPINLEDIEEIHLRTDVLIIGAGNAGCFAAIEAKRLNPELKVTLMEKAHIDRSGCLAGGMDAINTYIKKGRTIDEFVRWSRSQVGGLLREDLTINMAELINQCIEEWEEWGMPIKKDENGEYLARGKWDIAIQGSEMKVILAEKTKELGAEVLNRVVATNFLLDENGAVRGAMGFGVRDGKFYVIEAKATIIATGGAGGVYKPYTNDGNDCHHQIWYSPFNTGAGYAMGIRAGAEMTTFEMRWASVRTKDFNGPIDTISVGYNTPMINAKGEKILQTHYAAKGGEAAPRYIRANAPMEEWLAGRGPCYVDTRHMTPKQIKELKGDYLNERPTFVLFLAARAQDISQEPIEVYGSDPYIVGGHTASGYWIDPDRSTSLPGLFACGDVAGGVPNKFVGGCAAEGLLSARGALEYIKGVNGEAAISRDQLKAEKERTFCFLSDQDGILPREMEERLQRLMDEYAGGVHQFFRMNEERLQYALREIKILKDQTKYLVAKDLHELMSAHEVLDRLEVAEVLVKHLLFRRETRWPGWQTRMDYPEVDPNLDCFVNSQKGKETGEIKVFTRPYVQVVPGDRTKP